Part of the Thermoanaerobacterales bacterium genome, CGTGTATCCGGGATCACTGTCTACAAGCCGGGAGATGTGTAGTTAAGCAAAGGGCTCGGGCGGGCGGGCAACGGGTGCGGGTGGAGCCGCGCCCCTACGATGTCGGCGGCCGGGCGGATGGCACGTCAGGCGATACAGCCCGGCGTTTTTTTTTGCCCCGACCGCTGGTGACGGGAGGGACGCGGTAAGATTTGGTCGAAGAATCCTTACTTTGAAGAATTTGTCGAGAGAGGGGGGATGCCCCGGCGCTAATGGCCCGCGGGACGGCGTCGGCGCGGCCTATCTGGTGGACAAGGCGACAGTGGCGGAGGAACGTGATCCACGGCACCGCGTCGGATGAGCGGATGGTCGAAACACGTAACAGGGGAGGAGAGTCGGGTTGATCTTGAGGCGAGTTGTTGCTCTGGCGCTGGCGTTTTTGCTGGCGATGAGTTTTATGGTGTTGCCGGCTACGGCGGGCGTTAAGGGGACGCGCGCGGGGGACGCGGGCGGCCCCGGCGCGGCCTACGTGCCGGGCGAGGTGATCGTGAAGTTTAAGGACACGCCGGGCGCGGAGGTGAAGGCGCAGGTGCTCGGGGCGCACCGGGCGCTCGGGCTGGCGGAGAAGAAGGCGCTGCCCGGCGGGGCGGCTCTTCTGCGGACGGGGGCCGACGTGGAGGCGGCGGTGGCCGCCCTGCGGACCGACCCGTGGGTGGAGTACGCCCAGCCGAACTACATCTACCACGTGGCGGCGGTGAACTATGCGAATGAGCCCCTGTGGAACCAACAGTGGGGGCTGAATGACGCGGATTACGGCGCGCGGGCGCCCGAGGCCTGGAACCGCACTGCGGGCTCGGACGGCGTGATCGTGGCCGTCATCGACACCGGGGCGAACGCCGGCCACCCGGATCTGCAGGGCCGCCTTGTGGCCGGTTACGACTTCGTGAACAACGACGACGACCCGGCGGACGACAACGGGCACGGGACGCACGTGGCGGGCATCATCGCCGCGGCCGATAACTCGGTGGGCATCCTCGGCGCGGCGCCGGGGGTAAGTATTATGCCGGTGAAGGCTCTGGATGCGTCCGGCTCTGCGGTTCCTGTGGGAACGACCGATTCAATTGTGGATGCTATCAACTATGCGGGCACTCGCGGTGTGGATGTAGTAAACATGAGCTTCGGCGGCCAGCCGAGTGACGAACCGGGGAATCCCACCAAATACTTTGATCCTGCTCTCTACTACGCTATCAAAGACTACCCCAATACTCTTTTTGTAGCGGCTGCCGGGAACGAAACCAATGATAACGACGCGTTACCGGTGTACCCCGCTTCTTTCAGTGTTACCAATATGTTTAACGGCACCACCTACCCGGCCTTGCCCAATGTGGTGGCGGTGGCCGCCCTGGCGCCCAACGGGGCGCTGGCGGACTTCTCGAACTACGGGGATGAATCGGTTCTCCTGGCCGCGCCGGGCGAGAACATCTGGAGCGCGCTCCCGGCCTTCCCGGACGCGGGCGTGGCTGTGGCGGTCTACGATGAAGCCAAGGGTTACAAGAGCATGTTCTGGGGCTTCGGCCTGGAGGACCTGTCTACGTCCGACCAGGTTTACGACTGTCTGACGCGGACGGTCCGGGACTGGTTCGGCCTTGCACCGGGAGCGGACGTGCTGGTTGTTGATGACGACCATGGCATGTTTGGCGATACAACCGGCTACTACACCGGTGCCCTGGCCGACGCGGGCTACAACTACCAGTTGATCGAGGTTCCCCAGGGGGCGGTCGGGCCGTCCTCGGTCGTGATGGCGACATATGACGCCGTGATCTGGCAGACGGGATGGGCATGGTGGAGTGACGCGAATGGTATGGTGAGCAACCTTACGGACGCCGACATCCAGGCCCTAACCGCCTACCTTGACGGCGGAGGGAACATCCTTCTCTGTGGCCAGGACGCGGGCTACCTGATCGAAGGCAGTGACTTTTACACAATCTATCTGAAGGCGGAGTGGCTGCAGGAGGCGACGGACCTGCTTGTTCTCCGGCCCCTCACCGGTCTCCACGCGCCCTATGGGCAACCTGTGGACTACGTTTTCAACGAAGCGATAACCGACCTTGACCTTCTGAGTGCCCGGCCCGGCGGGGAACTTGTGCTCGGCGTTTCGGACTACGCCGCCTGGTCCGGCACCTCGATGGCCGCGCCCTTCGTCTCGGCCGGGGCGGCGCTGGCGCTCTCCCTAAAGGGCAGCCTTTCACCGAGTCAGTTGGCTGACATTCTGCGGAACAAGAGCCGTGCATTGGGCTCCCTGGACGGCAAAGTCGCCTCCGGCGGGACGCTGGACCTGGCCGCCGTCACGGCCTACGTCGCGGGCCTGTCCGCGCCGCCCTCCGGCGGCGGCGGCGGCGGTGGAGGCGGCGCCCCGGCGCCGACGGCGACCCTGCCGCCCGGCACCGAGGAGTTTGACACCACCGGCGACGCGCAGAGCCTCTCGGCCCTTGACGGTCAGGTTAACCTCGACCTCCCGGCGGGGGCGCTGCCGGACGGCGCGAAGGTCACCGTGAAACTGGCCGCCGACGAGCCGGAGAAGGCGCCGGCGGGCGCCGTGGCCGTAAGCCCCGTCTTCAGCTTCGAGACCACCGCGGCCCCGGCGAAGCCGGTGACGGTGCGCCTGCGCTACGACGCCGCGAAGCTGGCCGGCCTCGACCCGCGCGCGCTACTGGTCTTCCGCCGGAACGGCGACGGTACCTGGACGCGCGCCGGCGGCCGCCTGGACCGCGCCGCCCAGGCCGTGTCGGTGGAACTCGACCACTTCTCCGAGTACGCCGTCTTCGGCGTCCGCCGGTCCTTCCCGGACATCGCGGGGCACTGGGCGGCGAACGACATCGCCCTGCTGGCGGCGCGCGGCGTCTTCGACGGCGTCGTCTCCGGCGCCTTCAGCCCGGACCGCCCGGCGACGCGGGCGGAGCTGGCCGCCTTCCTGGTCAACCTGAAGGGCCTGGCCCCGGTGACGCCGCTGCAGCCGACCTTCAGCGACGTGCCGCCCACGTCCCGGTACTACGGCGCCGTCGAGGCGGCGGCGCGGGCCGGACTCATGGCCGGCCTCCCGGACGGCAGCTTTAAGCCCGATGCCACCGTCACCCGGGAGCAGATGGCCGCTATGCTGACGCGCCTGGCGGGCCCCCTCGGCTCCGGCGCGACCGGCCCCGTTAAAGCGCCGGCCTTCGCCGACGCCGCCGGCATCGCGCCCTGGGCCAAAAACGCCGTGGCCGAGGCCGCCGCGCGCGGCCTGATGCTCGGCGTGGCCGCCGACCGTTTCGCCCCGAAGGCGACCATAACCAGGGCCCAGGCGGCGGCCATCCTGGCGCGCCTCGGCGACCGCCTGGGCCTCTTCGAAGTGACGACCACGGTCACCGGCACCCTGACCTGGTCCGCCGTGGAGAAGCCGCACTGGGAGCTGGCCGCGGGCGGGAAGGTCTACGTCCTCCTGCCGGACGCGGCCGACAAGGCCACGGCCGCCTTCCTGCAGGCCAACCAGGGCCGTGAAATCACCGTCACCGGCATCCCGGCCGCCGGTCCCGACATCTACATGCGCGGCCCGGTGCTCCGCGTGACATCCGTTTTCAGTAGGGGGTCAGGCACTTAACTAAAAAGTTTTTAGTAAAGGGTCTGACCCTTTACTAAAAACCCTTTACTAAAAAGGGGGCGGCTCTCCCATACGCGGGGAGCCGCCCCCGGCGTTGGGAGGCGGATTAGGAAAGTTATTGTTTACGAGCGGCAGGTTTACGGTTTACCCTATTTGTAACAAGTTCGGTAAATGGGGTCTAGCCCGATGAAACTCCTGGATACATTCGGCGGTTTTCTGGCTGAGATTGAGCGTCAGGCCAAGGCTTTTTATGGTGAGCGACTCGTTACACTGGCTATCTTTGGATCAGTGGGCAGGGGAACACCGAGGCCGGATTCCGACGTCGATCTTCTGTTGGTGATCGATCGGTTGCCGCGGGGAAGGTTGGCGCGAATCAGAGAATTTGACCGTGTTGAACAGGCCCTTACCCCTTATCTGCAACAACTCCGGTGCAAAGGTATCGATACCTGCCTTTCACCGGTGATTAAGTCACCGGAAGAAGTCTTGCGGGGGAGCTTGCTTTTCCTGGATATGATTGAGGACGTACGCTTGCTTTACGACCGTGAAGGCTTCTTTGCCAGGTTTCTGGACCGTTTCCGTAAGCGGCTCGAAAAGCTCGGGGCTAGACGGGTGAAAAGCGGCGGGGCATGGCACTGGGTGCTGAAAGACGATTACCAGGTCGGGGAGGTTTTCGAGATATGACCAACCGTACCTTGGCGCAGAGCTACCTGATCAAAGCCATTAAGCGTCTTAAAATCCTCTCTGTGCTCCTGCAGGAGGAAGCCTACTCCGATGTCATCAGGGAAGCTCAGGAGATCGTGGAACTGGCTCTTAAGGGGATGTTGCGGCAAGTAGGGGTGGAGCCGCCCAAGCAGCACGATGTCGGCGGCCTTGTGGTGGAGTTTGAGAGCCGGTTTCCTTCCGAAGTTGCGGCCAACGTTGGACGCTTGGCCCAGATCTCTAAGTGGCTTCGCAAGGAGAGGGAGTTTTCCTTTTACGGCGACATAGATTTCATCCCCACGGAGGAATACACGGAGGCCGACGCGCAAAAGGCGATCAGTGATGCCTCGTTCGTTGTGGAGATGGCCCGGCTGACAATCCCCCCTGACTAGGACGGTCAAGCCCAATCGTTTAGTTAAGGGTCAGGCCCTTAACTCCCGGCGCTCCAGGGTCTTATGCGTTGTCCGGCCAAGCTGGCAATAGATGCAGTCCGCCCCAGCCGGCGTGACGGAACCGGGCCGAAGACGTGTCGGCACATTGTGCTCCTCATCCCTCAAACAGTTTTTAACGTACCATAGACGTCTACCCCCGGGGAGTCACGTTGCTGACCCCGGGGGTTCCTCTTCCACTTTACGCCAGTGGTTCCGCTCCCGAAACGAAACAGGGAAGCGTATCAACCGGACAGCGGTCAAACGGTTAAACGAAGCCCGAAGAAGGATCTTCGGCGATCGGGTGCTGCCCGGCAGTTCGGTGGATCTGATCCGGATTTCGGGGACACCATACTGAACCAGGCCGCCGGCAGGGCGGCGGGTGAACGGACGGGGCGGCTCCCTCCCGCGCGCGGGGGAGAGCCGCCCTTTTGCATTGGGAAGTTGAACGGCTGGGCGCCGAGGATCTGGCCTTGACGCTCGATGACCTGGAGAAGCTACGGCGAGATGAATAGGCCGCTGTACCTGGTCGATACCTCTGTTTGGATCCTTGGCCTGCGGCGGCAAGGCGTAACCGTCCCGGCGACGGACGTCCTCATCGCCGCCCTGGCGCTGGTCAACGGTTGCCTGCTGGTCCACCGCGACCACCACTATGAGATGGCACGGGAGGTGTTCCCCGAGCTGCGGACCATGCCGGCGGACGGCATACCCTGACGGGTAATACACGGGGGAGCCGCCCCTGCCGCTGCTTAGCGCTAGTATCCGATGTTTCCCAGGAACTCGGAGGGAAGGACAATACGGATCCCCTCAAAGTGCCGCAATGGGTAGAGGTGCTTGCGGTCCCCGGTGACCAGGTGGGAAGCCCGGCCATCGACGGCGCACTCCAGGATACGGTTATCGCCGTCACAGACCTCGACGACATGCAGTCTGGCTGCCGGCGGTACTATCTCCGCAGCCGTATCCGTTATCAGCAAACCGA contains:
- a CDS encoding S8 family serine peptidase, with protein sequence MILRRVVALALAFLLAMSFMVLPATAGVKGTRAGDAGGPGAAYVPGEVIVKFKDTPGAEVKAQVLGAHRALGLAEKKALPGGAALLRTGADVEAAVAALRTDPWVEYAQPNYIYHVAAVNYANEPLWNQQWGLNDADYGARAPEAWNRTAGSDGVIVAVIDTGANAGHPDLQGRLVAGYDFVNNDDDPADDNGHGTHVAGIIAAADNSVGILGAAPGVSIMPVKALDASGSAVPVGTTDSIVDAINYAGTRGVDVVNMSFGGQPSDEPGNPTKYFDPALYYAIKDYPNTLFVAAAGNETNDNDALPVYPASFSVTNMFNGTTYPALPNVVAVAALAPNGALADFSNYGDESVLLAAPGENIWSALPAFPDAGVAVAVYDEAKGYKSMFWGFGLEDLSTSDQVYDCLTRTVRDWFGLAPGADVLVVDDDHGMFGDTTGYYTGALADAGYNYQLIEVPQGAVGPSSVVMATYDAVIWQTGWAWWSDANGMVSNLTDADIQALTAYLDGGGNILLCGQDAGYLIEGSDFYTIYLKAEWLQEATDLLVLRPLTGLHAPYGQPVDYVFNEAITDLDLLSARPGGELVLGVSDYAAWSGTSMAAPFVSAGAALALSLKGSLSPSQLADILRNKSRALGSLDGKVASGGTLDLAAVTAYVAGLSAPPSGGGGGGGGGAPAPTATLPPGTEEFDTTGDAQSLSALDGQVNLDLPAGALPDGAKVTVKLAADEPEKAPAGAVAVSPVFSFETTAAPAKPVTVRLRYDAAKLAGLDPRALLVFRRNGDGTWTRAGGRLDRAAQAVSVELDHFSEYAVFGVRRSFPDIAGHWAANDIALLAARGVFDGVVSGAFSPDRPATRAELAAFLVNLKGLAPVTPLQPTFSDVPPTSRYYGAVEAAARAGLMAGLPDGSFKPDATVTREQMAAMLTRLAGPLGSGATGPVKAPAFADAAGIAPWAKNAVAEAAARGLMLGVAADRFAPKATITRAQAAAILARLGDRLGLFEVTTTVTGTLTWSAVEKPHWELAAGGKVYVLLPDAADKATAAFLQANQGREITVTGIPAAGPDIYMRGPVLRVTSVFSRGSGT
- a CDS encoding nucleotidyltransferase domain-containing protein; this translates as MKLLDTFGGFLAEIERQAKAFYGERLVTLAIFGSVGRGTPRPDSDVDLLLVIDRLPRGRLARIREFDRVEQALTPYLQQLRCKGIDTCLSPVIKSPEEVLRGSLLFLDMIEDVRLLYDREGFFARFLDRFRKRLEKLGARRVKSGGAWHWVLKDDYQVGEVFEI
- a CDS encoding HEPN domain-containing protein — protein: MTNRTLAQSYLIKAIKRLKILSVLLQEEAYSDVIREAQEIVELALKGMLRQVGVEPPKQHDVGGLVVEFESRFPSEVAANVGRLAQISKWLRKEREFSFYGDIDFIPTEEYTEADAQKAISDASFVVEMARLTIPPD
- a CDS encoding putative toxin-antitoxin system toxin component, PIN family — its product is MVRAEVRAVLDTNVLLSALIFPGGPPDKAFRLAMQRRYTLLTSDFILEELERVLRLKFGLLITDTAAEIVPPAARLHVVEVCDGDNRILECAVDGRASHLVTGDRKHLYPLRHFEGIRIVLPSEFLGNIGY